The DNA region AATCCAGAGTATCCTCAACTTCATGAGATTCTACTACATACAAAAGAAGGGCTAAATGGAGAGTTTGCCATTGGCGCCCAGTTTATGTCTGAAATACAAGGCGGCTCTGATCTGCCTAAGAATGTGCTTGAGGCTGTTCCGGATGGGAAGAACTACCGTTTATACGGTAATAAATTCTTCTGTTCAGCTGCACATGCTGATTATTCAGTTGTTACAGCAAAAATTTCAGGTTCTGACAAAGTATCAACCTTTATTGTTCCTGCCTGGCTCCCAGGTGATAAAGAAAAGGAAATCCGAAATGGCTACCAAATCAATCGGATTAAATGGAAGCTAGGCACCGCTGAATTACCTACAGCAGAAATTCTTTATCATGGGGCACTAGCATATCCAATCGGGCCGAAAGATAAGGGAATTGCCGTTGCCGTTGGAATTGTCCTCACACTTTCACGCCTTGAAATCGGTATTGCCTGTGCAGGGTTTATGCTGCGGGCATCAAGGGAGGCTGCCCTTTACGGTGACTTCCGAACAGCCTTTGGAAAAAAAGTAAAAGACTATCCTCTGGCAGCTAGTAAGCTAAAAAGAATTGAAAATGCAGCACAGCGGACGACAGCAGGTGCCTTCAAAATTTATGACCTGTTCTTACGCCTGGAGAAGCCGCTTAACCCTGGGCTAAATTCAGAGCATCCGTTGGAAGTTAGAAAACAGTTATTTAATCTGCGAGAACTTGTATTATTACAAAAGATTTGTGCGACAAACGAGGGAGCGGAAGTGTTAAGGGAAGCAATTTCTGTTTTTGCCGGGCATGGGGTAATGGAAGAGTTTTCATCATTGCCGCGGATTTTCCGTGATGTCGTTGTCAATGAACAGTGGGAAGGACCCCGTAATCTATTATTAACACAAATTTACCGTGATCTTCAAAGAGTATCCGAATGGTATACTCCTTCTGAATTTGTCGGCAGTGTTTTAGAGGGTGCTTCGCAGGCAAGTATGAAGCAATTCTCCGAGCAGCTCGAAGATTTACTA from Neobacillus sp. FSL H8-0543 includes:
- a CDS encoding acyl-CoA dehydrogenase family protein, translated to MNVASQVTGKRGENSYSFNEFVLKREGLDWYRDEPFLQKAVKKFTGAEYEKTHERILAFSPVVSSKWNQLAERIARPEVRPYMLHYDAFNHRIDRIVRPMEVHQLEKEVFGEGLFSSKMPPWESFVKRMLTHQIGEGGVTCPLTCTHGLIALLDEFPNPEYPQLHEILLHTKEGLNGEFAIGAQFMSEIQGGSDLPKNVLEAVPDGKNYRLYGNKFFCSAAHADYSVVTAKISGSDKVSTFIVPAWLPGDKEKEIRNGYQINRIKWKLGTAELPTAEILYHGALAYPIGPKDKGIAVAVGIVLTLSRLEIGIACAGFMLRASREAALYGDFRTAFGKKVKDYPLAASKLKRIENAAQRTTAGAFKIYDLFLRLEKPLNPGLNSEHPLEVRKQLFNLRELVLLQKICATNEGAEVLREAISVFAGHGVMEEFSSLPRIFRDVVVNEQWEGPRNLLLTQIYRDLQRVSEWYTPSEFVGSVLEGASQASMKQFSEQLEDLLQRPVLGEVNEASMEAAVEWDAFCDSFFKAYQQVALTEIR